A genomic segment from Marinifilum sp. JC120 encodes:
- a CDS encoding methyltransferase domain-containing protein: MFEEARSYFPRGLTQPDSGFRFSTDSLLISSFASVPSKARVLDLGTGSGVIPLGIMLLHPNKGLTITGLEINPEMVAAAEENVEKLGFADEIGIVEGNVCEPDFAPAGSYDLVVSNPPYRSEGRGRACPDDSRNKARFEVDCDLDAFVATASRMVRNRGRVCFVFLAERLTELVNSFTRHKLEPKRMKFIHGRVDSPSKVVMIEAVKGGKPGLILEAPVVLFGKDNLLTDSAIDYCPFVAK, from the coding sequence ATGTTTGAAGAAGCCCGTAGTTACTTTCCTCGTGGACTGACACAGCCAGACAGTGGTTTTCGATTTTCAACTGATTCCCTTTTGATCAGCAGTTTTGCTTCTGTACCGAGCAAGGCACGAGTTCTTGATCTAGGTACTGGCAGCGGGGTGATTCCATTAGGCATTATGTTGCTCCACCCGAATAAGGGGCTGACCATCACCGGACTGGAAATTAATCCGGAAATGGTTGCTGCTGCGGAAGAAAATGTTGAGAAGCTGGGTTTTGCTGATGAAATAGGCATCGTGGAAGGGAATGTCTGCGAGCCGGACTTCGCACCCGCCGGGAGTTACGATCTGGTGGTTTCCAACCCGCCTTACCGCAGCGAGGGCAGGGGCCGTGCTTGCCCTGACGATTCCCGCAACAAGGCCCGCTTCGAAGTTGATTGCGATCTTGATGCATTCGTCGCTACGGCTTCGCGAATGGTCCGTAACCGGGGCAGGGTCTGTTTTGTCTTTCTCGCCGAGCGTCTGACCGAATTGGTCAATTCATTTACCCGTCATAAGCTGGAACCCAAGCGCATGAAATTTATTCATGGGCGGGTCGATTCTCCTTCAAAAGTGGTCATGATCGAAGCTGTGAAAGGCGGCAAGCCGGGATTGATTTTGGAAGCACCTGTAGTTTTATTTGGGAAAGATAACTTGCTGACTGATTCTGCAATTGATTATTGTCCGTTTGTTGCCAAGTAG
- the murJ gene encoding murein biosynthesis integral membrane protein MurJ, with amino-acid sequence MTAESSKIVRNASVVAGATLLSRVLGFVRDLIVAFALGAGLPADAFFVAFRIPNLLRRLFGEGSLTMAFVPVFSRVRKEKGEGAAFEMARSAMLWLLLILGVLTVLAIVGAKYLVLLIAPGFGDNPELMSLTVDLVRVCFPYVIFICGVALCMGILNSMGHFLAPALAPCMLNVALIGSALIGYFTGNSVALFMAWGVLIGGVLQWMLQQPYLKRIGLHWRGKAELDNPGVKRMGKLMLPTVLGAAVYQINVVIGTLLASFLPVGSVSYLYYADRLVQFPLGVFGIAVGTAALPSLTKLYVDGQHDDFAQTLKQSVGLILFISLPAMAGLVSLAEPLIGLLFERGSFDAKAVSATAQALMAYGIGLPFIAMSRPLVSAFYAQEDTRTPVKVAIFCLLVNVGVGYMLMQHIAHVGLALAVSLSSMLNCLFLAIIMGSRTGLFPLPFVSVAKSVLLSALIGAGAWYSTRHDILWFALIPIWMAVYGFGSLLLKSDDARMLIGALRRKI; translated from the coding sequence ACGCAATGCTTCTGTTGTAGCAGGGGCAACTTTGCTTTCAAGGGTCCTTGGCTTTGTCAGGGACCTTATTGTTGCGTTTGCTCTTGGCGCAGGCTTGCCTGCGGATGCCTTTTTCGTAGCCTTCAGGATTCCCAACCTGCTGCGCCGTTTGTTCGGGGAAGGATCGTTGACCATGGCTTTTGTCCCTGTTTTCAGCCGAGTGCGCAAAGAAAAAGGCGAAGGCGCGGCCTTTGAGATGGCTAGATCGGCCATGCTTTGGCTGCTGCTTATTCTCGGCGTGCTGACCGTGCTGGCAATTGTGGGCGCAAAATATTTGGTCCTGCTCATTGCACCGGGCTTTGGCGATAATCCGGAATTGATGTCTCTTACGGTTGATCTGGTAAGAGTATGTTTCCCTTATGTTATTTTTATTTGTGGTGTTGCGCTTTGCATGGGCATCCTGAACAGCATGGGACATTTTCTGGCTCCGGCACTGGCTCCGTGCATGCTCAATGTGGCCCTGATCGGTTCGGCTTTGATCGGATATTTCACCGGGAACAGCGTGGCTCTTTTCATGGCTTGGGGCGTGCTTATCGGCGGGGTTCTGCAATGGATGCTGCAACAGCCCTATCTCAAACGTATCGGGTTGCATTGGCGCGGCAAAGCTGAGCTTGATAATCCCGGCGTGAAGCGCATGGGCAAGCTTATGCTGCCTACTGTTCTGGGGGCGGCAGTCTATCAGATCAACGTGGTTATCGGAACGCTGCTTGCCTCTTTTCTGCCCGTGGGATCGGTCTCTTATCTTTATTATGCTGATCGTCTGGTTCAGTTTCCGCTTGGTGTGTTCGGGATTGCCGTGGGTACAGCAGCCCTGCCCAGTCTGACAAAGCTTTATGTGGATGGGCAGCATGACGATTTCGCCCAGACTCTCAAGCAGAGTGTGGGCTTGATCCTGTTTATTTCCCTGCCTGCCATGGCCGGACTGGTTTCCCTTGCCGAGCCGCTTATTGGTCTTCTTTTTGAGCGCGGGTCCTTTGATGCTAAGGCGGTTTCTGCCACAGCGCAGGCCCTTATGGCCTACGGAATAGGTTTACCGTTCATTGCCATGTCCCGGCCTCTGGTGTCTGCATTTTATGCGCAGGAGGATACCCGGACCCCGGTCAAGGTTGCCATTTTCTGTCTGCTGGTGAACGTGGGCGTGGGTTACATGCTCATGCAGCATATTGCTCATGTAGGTTTGGCTTTGGCGGTATCTCTGTCATCCATGCTTAATTGCCTGTTTCTCGCAATAATTATGGGGAGTAGAACGGGCCTGTTTCCTTTGCCGTTTGTCAGCGTGGCAAAGAGTGTATTGCTCAGTGCATTGATCGGGGCAGGCGCATGGTACTCCACACGGCATGATATTTTATGGTTCGCACTTATCCCGATCTGGATGGCGGTGTATGGATTCGGTTCGCTATTGCTCAAGTCAGACGATGCCCGCATGTTAATTGGTGCATTACGAAGAAAGATTTGA
- a CDS encoding DNA repair ATPase: MIKKIILKDFLAHAETEIELGPGMTVLTGPNNSGKSSVVEALRCIATNPPPKHFIRHGAKKARVELEMDDGVRVAWIRKKATAWYEVLHPGEEEWEVYAKLVGRKTPEDVKKILRLNGVPVEGNEKDVDVHIGNQRNPIFLIDRSPAIAAQFFASSSEASHLLAMQTELKNRVRAAKREKKFQQQKLDEIRVELDELQTLPDVNLELETARELKERVDALEKEIPAVETLLQRKGELEGFKTSLSVREKELAVLQEAPEIFPSAPLERAVTGMESLRHHGQILKSRSEYLAELQIAPELFPVHLLDDILARQNQLTFAEKQQSARSNVLEQLISPPDLEDVSALSTTLHNVTRNHVFRDNISRRVDVLVSLNDPPELYDLSPLMQVMNNLSSMRKAQADAQKNLRELEQSEAELKQNIEARLAEIGNCPLCGGDLDAQKLIGDSHES; encoded by the coding sequence TTGATCAAAAAAATTATCTTAAAAGATTTCTTAGCCCATGCTGAAACTGAGATAGAACTCGGCCCAGGCATGACCGTGCTGACCGGTCCCAATAACAGCGGTAAATCATCCGTTGTTGAGGCTTTGCGCTGCATCGCTACTAATCCGCCACCTAAGCACTTTATTAGACATGGAGCCAAGAAAGCACGTGTAGAATTAGAAATGGACGATGGCGTGCGCGTGGCTTGGATTCGTAAGAAAGCAACTGCATGGTATGAAGTGCTGCACCCGGGCGAAGAGGAATGGGAAGTCTACGCCAAATTGGTAGGGAGAAAGACACCTGAAGACGTAAAGAAAATTTTACGTCTGAATGGCGTTCCAGTTGAGGGAAATGAGAAGGATGTTGACGTCCATATTGGTAATCAGCGTAATCCAATTTTTCTTATAGATCGTTCTCCCGCAATTGCGGCCCAGTTTTTTGCGTCATCATCTGAGGCTTCGCATCTGCTGGCTATGCAGACGGAACTTAAAAATCGGGTCCGGGCTGCCAAACGTGAAAAGAAATTTCAGCAGCAGAAGCTCGATGAAATCCGCGTAGAGCTGGATGAATTGCAAACCCTGCCGGATGTGAATCTGGAACTGGAGACTGCCCGCGAACTCAAAGAGCGCGTGGATGCGCTTGAGAAAGAGATCCCAGCGGTAGAAACTCTTTTGCAGCGTAAAGGTGAGCTTGAGGGATTCAAAACCAGCCTCAGCGTGAGAGAAAAAGAACTGGCAGTATTGCAGGAAGCACCGGAAATTTTTCCTTCCGCACCGTTGGAGCGGGCGGTTACGGGCATGGAAAGCCTGCGTCATCACGGGCAGATCCTGAAATCAAGATCGGAGTATCTTGCTGAATTGCAAATAGCTCCTGAACTTTTTCCGGTGCATTTGCTGGATGATATCCTTGCGCGACAAAATCAATTGACCTTCGCAGAAAAACAGCAATCCGCACGATCTAACGTCTTGGAACAGCTTATTTCTCCTCCGGATCTTGAAGATGTTTCGGCTCTTTCCACAACTCTCCACAATGTGACCCGCAACCATGTTTTCCGAGATAATATTTCGCGTCGGGTTGATGTTTTGGTCTCTTTGAATGATCCACCGGAACTTTATGATTTATCGCCGCTTATGCAGGTTATGAACAATCTTTCTTCTATGCGAAAAGCGCAGGCTGATGCGCAAAAGAATCTGCGCGAACTGGAACAATCCGAAGCGGAACTTAAGCAAAACATCGAGGCCCGTCTGGCTGAGATAGGCAATTGTCCGCTTTGCGGCGGAGATTTGGATGC